From Apium graveolens cultivar Ventura chromosome 9, ASM990537v1, whole genome shotgun sequence, the proteins below share one genomic window:
- the LOC141686739 gene encoding uncharacterized protein LOC141686739 isoform X1 produces MNQTNKMEGESKKARITIEDEADRISKLPDELIHQILKYVDTKLAVQTSVLSKRWKLVWTTLPFLKFIWDYPDSRNASVNKNNAKFTRHVLNRRNHRTSLSYLELKFLTPGLLAKFVKYAISRNVEYLNVHLRYKHKLVMLSSFSSNSIRKLKLRMILECSVWGSDCWDLPALTSLHLSRLAIYYENQNLPDVCISCLPALRNLCLDDWILKESSLSFDWPALTTFSLIKCELPEKVWNFPNLKSLEFHDVTFPKNMSDIFTALVSLQNLTLYFKKVALKDFFVPCPELVNLEIRCRFYQYSESYKSNIVVSAPKLRNFTSVGIFTVKFEVSDLENVNIKLRGWIDDQDFSPNQLKEYHGRFIKMLPGLGGAKILNLELETIKAFSSISAFLVSYPSPFYNLKYVKLPHGCEEAAISSNLRSYLLGASPTATIVTTHFENIMNPHTTASVTSQNVVLQTPLVAPTKVLVDYRNIPKSVCTETVGMGMQDHVVQNSVQHDDRVRNVGSSVDVTDNDHVSSSSGNIDFGLWRGHAVNSEFVILLNAIMDKYPETFDHFTTKNKKFSTMKLNMFCTSVYDFAKISMTEVDTETVAEYRDVFADLQKLGFDVSWLVNRLNYVEQLWISQPLLPELHAIDCDINDAKSKLHDLQFNMDETKYKLQNLQTLRDKKMQEIQKAFGTMGANLAVGYIGDDLLSVPLFTQS; encoded by the exons ATGAATCAGACAAACAAAATGGAAGGTGAATCAAAGAAAGCAAGAATCACAATTGAAGATGAAGCAGACAGAATCAGTAAATTACCTGACGAGCTAATTCACCAAATTCTCAAGTATGTTGATACCAAATTAGCAGTTCAAACCAGCGTTCTCTCGAAACGATGGAAGCTTGTATGGACTACTCTCCCTTTTCTTAAATTCATATGGGATTACCCTGATTCACGGAACGCTAGTGTTAATAAAAACAATGCTAAGTTTACTCGTCATGTTTTGAATCGTCGAAATCATCGTACTTCGCTTTCGTATTTGGAACTTAAGTTCCTCACTCCTGGTTTATTGGCTAAGTTTGTTAAGTATGCTATTTCTCGTAATGTTGAGTATCTTAATGTTCATTTACGATACAAGCATAAGCTGGTTATGTTATCGAGTTTCAGCTCTAATTCGATTAGGAAACTTAAGTTGAGAATGATTCTTGAATGTAGTGTGTGGGGATCAGACTGTTGGGATTTGCCTGCTTTAACCAGTCTACATTTGAGTCGTCTTGCTATCTATTATGAAAATCAGAATTTACCGGACGTATGTATAAGTTGTTTGCCTGCTTTGAGAAATTTGTGTCTTGATGATTGGATTTTGAAAGAGTCGTCTTTATCTTTCGATTGGCCGGCTTTAACGACATTCTCTCTGATTAAGTGTGAGTTGCCCGAAAAGGTTTGGAACTTCCCTAATTTGAAGAGTTTAGAGTTTCACGATGTGACATTTCCTAAAAATATGAGCGACATATTTACTGCGCTTGTTAGTCTACAAAATCTAACATTATATTTTAAAAAGGTTGCCCTGAAAGATTTTTTTGTACCTTGTCCTGAATTGGTGAACTTGGAGATCAGATGCCGCTTCTACCAGTACAGCGAGAGTTATAAAAGTAATATTGTGGTTTCGGCACCAAAACTCAGAAATTTCACTTCTGTTGGCATCTTTACAGTCAAATTTGAAGTTTCTGATTTGGAAAATGTAAATATCAAATTGCGGGGTTGGATTGATGATCAAGACTTTTCCCCAAACCAGTTGAAAGAATATCATGGACGATTTATAAAAATGCTACCGGGCCTTGGTGGTGCCAAGATCCTGAATCTTGAGTTGGAGACCATAAAg GCATTTTCATCAATCTCTGCCTTTCTTGTAAGTTATCCCTCTCCATTTTATAACTTGAAGTATGTGAAATTACCACATGGATGTGAAGAAGCAGCTATTTCTAGCAATTTAAGAAGCTACTTACTTGGTGCCTCTCCAACAGCCACCATTGTCACAACACATTTTGAG AACATTATGAATCCTCATACAACAGCCTCTGTGACATCTCAAAATGTGGTGCTACAAACGCCTTTGGTTGCTCCAACCAAGGTGCTGGTTGATTATAGAAATATACCTAAATCGGTTTGCACTGAAACTGTGGGCATGGGGATGCAAGATCATGTGGTGCAGAATTCTGTACAACATGATGACAGGGTCAGGAATGTTGGTTCCTCAGTTGACGTGACCGACAATGATCATGTGAGTTCTTCTTCAGGAAATATTGATTTTGGGTTATGGAGGGGTCATGCTGTTAACTCTGAATTTGTAATTCTACTTAATGCCATAATGGATAAGTACCCAGAAACCTTTGATCACTTTACAACCAAAAACAAGAAATTTAGTACAATGAAGCTAAATATGTTCTGCACCTCAGTATATGACTTTGCCAAAATTTCTATGACCGAGGTTGATACTGAAACGGTTGCTGAGTACAGGGATGTATTTGCTGACTTACAGAAATTGGGATTTGATGTAAGTTGGCTTGTGAATCGCCTGAACTATGTTGAACAGCTCTGGATATCGCAGCCCCTACTTCCCGAGCTTCATGCAATTGACTGTGATATTAATGATGCCAAAAGTAAATTACATGATTTGCAGTTTAATATGGATGAAACCAAATATAAATTGCAAAATTTGCAGACTCTTCGTGATAAGAAGATGCAAGAAATTCAGAAAGCTTTTGGAACTATGGGTGCAAACCTTGCTGTTGGCTACATTGGAGATGATCTGTTGTCTGTTCCCTTGTTTACTCAGAGTTAG
- the LOC141686739 gene encoding putative F-box/FBD/LRR-repeat protein At4g03220 isoform X2 has translation MNQTNKMEGESKKARITIEDEADRISKLPDELIHQILKYVDTKLAVQTSVLSKRWKLVWTTLPFLKFIWDYPDSRNASVNKNNAKFTRHVLNRRNHRTSLSYLELKFLTPGLLAKFVKYAISRNVEYLNVHLRYKHKLVMLSSFSSNSIRKLKLRMILECSVWGSDCWDLPALTSLHLSRLAIYYENQNLPDVCISCLPALRNLCLDDWILKESSLSFDWPALTTFSLIKCELPEKVWNFPNLKSLEFHDVTFPKNMSDIFTALVSLQNLTLYFKKVALKDFFVPCPELVNLEIRCRFYQYSESYKSNIVVSAPKLRNFTSVGIFTVKFEVSDLENVNIKLRGWIDDQDFSPNQLKEYHGRFIKMLPGLGGAKILNLELETIKAFSSISAFLVSYPSPFYNLKYVKLPHGCEEAAISSNLRSYLLGASPTATIVTTHFENIMNPHTTASVTSQNVVLQTPLVAPTKVLVDYRNIPKSVCTETVGMGMQDHVVQNSVQHDDRVRNVGSSVDVTDNDHKLGFDVSWLVNRLNYVEQLWISQPLLPELHAIDCDINDAKSKLHDLQFNMDETKYKLQNLQTLRDKKMQEIQKAFGTMGANLAVGYIGDDLLSVPLFTQS, from the exons ATGAATCAGACAAACAAAATGGAAGGTGAATCAAAGAAAGCAAGAATCACAATTGAAGATGAAGCAGACAGAATCAGTAAATTACCTGACGAGCTAATTCACCAAATTCTCAAGTATGTTGATACCAAATTAGCAGTTCAAACCAGCGTTCTCTCGAAACGATGGAAGCTTGTATGGACTACTCTCCCTTTTCTTAAATTCATATGGGATTACCCTGATTCACGGAACGCTAGTGTTAATAAAAACAATGCTAAGTTTACTCGTCATGTTTTGAATCGTCGAAATCATCGTACTTCGCTTTCGTATTTGGAACTTAAGTTCCTCACTCCTGGTTTATTGGCTAAGTTTGTTAAGTATGCTATTTCTCGTAATGTTGAGTATCTTAATGTTCATTTACGATACAAGCATAAGCTGGTTATGTTATCGAGTTTCAGCTCTAATTCGATTAGGAAACTTAAGTTGAGAATGATTCTTGAATGTAGTGTGTGGGGATCAGACTGTTGGGATTTGCCTGCTTTAACCAGTCTACATTTGAGTCGTCTTGCTATCTATTATGAAAATCAGAATTTACCGGACGTATGTATAAGTTGTTTGCCTGCTTTGAGAAATTTGTGTCTTGATGATTGGATTTTGAAAGAGTCGTCTTTATCTTTCGATTGGCCGGCTTTAACGACATTCTCTCTGATTAAGTGTGAGTTGCCCGAAAAGGTTTGGAACTTCCCTAATTTGAAGAGTTTAGAGTTTCACGATGTGACATTTCCTAAAAATATGAGCGACATATTTACTGCGCTTGTTAGTCTACAAAATCTAACATTATATTTTAAAAAGGTTGCCCTGAAAGATTTTTTTGTACCTTGTCCTGAATTGGTGAACTTGGAGATCAGATGCCGCTTCTACCAGTACAGCGAGAGTTATAAAAGTAATATTGTGGTTTCGGCACCAAAACTCAGAAATTTCACTTCTGTTGGCATCTTTACAGTCAAATTTGAAGTTTCTGATTTGGAAAATGTAAATATCAAATTGCGGGGTTGGATTGATGATCAAGACTTTTCCCCAAACCAGTTGAAAGAATATCATGGACGATTTATAAAAATGCTACCGGGCCTTGGTGGTGCCAAGATCCTGAATCTTGAGTTGGAGACCATAAAg GCATTTTCATCAATCTCTGCCTTTCTTGTAAGTTATCCCTCTCCATTTTATAACTTGAAGTATGTGAAATTACCACATGGATGTGAAGAAGCAGCTATTTCTAGCAATTTAAGAAGCTACTTACTTGGTGCCTCTCCAACAGCCACCATTGTCACAACACATTTTGAG AACATTATGAATCCTCATACAACAGCCTCTGTGACATCTCAAAATGTGGTGCTACAAACGCCTTTGGTTGCTCCAACCAAGGTGCTGGTTGATTATAGAAATATACCTAAATCGGTTTGCACTGAAACTGTGGGCATGGGGATGCAAGATCATGTGGTGCAGAATTCTGTACAACATGATGACAGGGTCAGGAATGTTGGTTCCTCAGTTGACGTGACCGACAATGATCAT AAATTGGGATTTGATGTAAGTTGGCTTGTGAATCGCCTGAACTATGTTGAACAGCTCTGGATATCGCAGCCCCTACTTCCCGAGCTTCATGCAATTGACTGTGATATTAATGATGCCAAAAGTAAATTACATGATTTGCAGTTTAATATGGATGAAACCAAATATAAATTGCAAAATTTGCAGACTCTTCGTGATAAGAAGATGCAAGAAATTCAGAAAGCTTTTGGAACTATGGGTGCAAACCTTGCTGTTGGCTACATTGGAGATGATCTGTTGTCTGTTCCCTTGTTTACTCAGAGTTAG
- the LOC141686739 gene encoding F-box protein At5g03100-like isoform X3: MNQTNKMEGESKKARITIEDEADRISKLPDELIHQILKYVDTKLAVQTSVLSKRWKLVWTTLPFLKFIWDYPDSRNASVNKNNAKFTRHVLNRRNHRTSLSYLELKFLTPGLLAKFVKYAISRNVEYLNVHLRYKHKLVMLSSFSSNSIRKLKLRMILECSVWGSDCWDLPALTSLHLSRLAIYYENQNLPDVCISCLPALRNLCLDDWILKESSLSFDWPALTTFSLIKCELPEKVWNFPNLKSLEFHDVTFPKNMSDIFTALVSLQNLTLYFKKVALKDFFVPCPELVNLEIRCRFYQYSESYKSNIVVSAPKLRNFTSVGIFTVKFEVSDLENVNIKLRGWIDDQDFSPNQLKEYHGRFIKMLPGLGGAKILNLELETIKAFSSISAFLVSYPSPFYNLKYVKLPHGCEEAAISSNLRSYLLGASPTATIVTTHFENIMNPHTTASVTSQNVVLQTPLVAPTKVLVDYRNIPKSVCTETVGMGMQDHVVQNSVQHDDRVRNVGSSVDVTDNDHGCIC; this comes from the exons ATGAATCAGACAAACAAAATGGAAGGTGAATCAAAGAAAGCAAGAATCACAATTGAAGATGAAGCAGACAGAATCAGTAAATTACCTGACGAGCTAATTCACCAAATTCTCAAGTATGTTGATACCAAATTAGCAGTTCAAACCAGCGTTCTCTCGAAACGATGGAAGCTTGTATGGACTACTCTCCCTTTTCTTAAATTCATATGGGATTACCCTGATTCACGGAACGCTAGTGTTAATAAAAACAATGCTAAGTTTACTCGTCATGTTTTGAATCGTCGAAATCATCGTACTTCGCTTTCGTATTTGGAACTTAAGTTCCTCACTCCTGGTTTATTGGCTAAGTTTGTTAAGTATGCTATTTCTCGTAATGTTGAGTATCTTAATGTTCATTTACGATACAAGCATAAGCTGGTTATGTTATCGAGTTTCAGCTCTAATTCGATTAGGAAACTTAAGTTGAGAATGATTCTTGAATGTAGTGTGTGGGGATCAGACTGTTGGGATTTGCCTGCTTTAACCAGTCTACATTTGAGTCGTCTTGCTATCTATTATGAAAATCAGAATTTACCGGACGTATGTATAAGTTGTTTGCCTGCTTTGAGAAATTTGTGTCTTGATGATTGGATTTTGAAAGAGTCGTCTTTATCTTTCGATTGGCCGGCTTTAACGACATTCTCTCTGATTAAGTGTGAGTTGCCCGAAAAGGTTTGGAACTTCCCTAATTTGAAGAGTTTAGAGTTTCACGATGTGACATTTCCTAAAAATATGAGCGACATATTTACTGCGCTTGTTAGTCTACAAAATCTAACATTATATTTTAAAAAGGTTGCCCTGAAAGATTTTTTTGTACCTTGTCCTGAATTGGTGAACTTGGAGATCAGATGCCGCTTCTACCAGTACAGCGAGAGTTATAAAAGTAATATTGTGGTTTCGGCACCAAAACTCAGAAATTTCACTTCTGTTGGCATCTTTACAGTCAAATTTGAAGTTTCTGATTTGGAAAATGTAAATATCAAATTGCGGGGTTGGATTGATGATCAAGACTTTTCCCCAAACCAGTTGAAAGAATATCATGGACGATTTATAAAAATGCTACCGGGCCTTGGTGGTGCCAAGATCCTGAATCTTGAGTTGGAGACCATAAAg GCATTTTCATCAATCTCTGCCTTTCTTGTAAGTTATCCCTCTCCATTTTATAACTTGAAGTATGTGAAATTACCACATGGATGTGAAGAAGCAGCTATTTCTAGCAATTTAAGAAGCTACTTACTTGGTGCCTCTCCAACAGCCACCATTGTCACAACACATTTTGAG AACATTATGAATCCTCATACAACAGCCTCTGTGACATCTCAAAATGTGGTGCTACAAACGCCTTTGGTTGCTCCAACCAAGGTGCTGGTTGATTATAGAAATATACCTAAATCGGTTTGCACTGAAACTGTGGGCATGGGGATGCAAGATCATGTGGTGCAGAATTCTGTACAACATGATGACAGGGTCAGGAATGTTGGTTCCTCAGTTGACGTGACCGACAATGATCAT GGATGTATTTGCTGA